A region from the Triticum urartu cultivar G1812 chromosome 1, Tu2.1, whole genome shotgun sequence genome encodes:
- the LOC125519161 gene encoding potassium channel AKT2: MKISSLQSASSGGTSAASGSSTGFGSGSGASRSFNLRNLSKLMLPPLGSSLTQSTSDSDKRVVSPLDSRYRCWETFMVILVAYSAWVYPFEVAFMEARPKGGLEVADMVVDIFFAVDIVLTFFVAYIDSRTQLLVRDRRRITFRYLSTFFIMDVASTIPYQGIAYLVNGEVREGMVYSLLGLLRLWRLRKVKQFFTRLEKDIRFSYFWVRCARLIAVTLFLVHCAGCLYYLLADRYPDRDKTWIGAVIPNFRQESLWIRYISSIYWSITTMTTVGYGDLHAQNNLEMIFNIFYMLFNLGLTAYLIGNMTNLVVEGTRRTMEFRNSIRAASNFVCRNHLPPRLQQQILAYMCLKFRAESLNQQQLMDQLPKSICKSICEHLFLPVVKEVYLFRGISREAQLLLVTKTKPEYIPPKEDVIVQNEAADDVYIVVSGEVEIIYFNGEREEVMGKLGTMDIFGEVSALSDRPQTFTFRTRTLSQLLRLKQATLREVMQSKPDDSALIVRNFLKHQIEVHDMKELLGESTGAGGSGNIVPCNLLTVAATGNAGFLEDLLKVGMDPDVGDSKGRTALHIAASKGYEGCVQALLMHGCNINIKDAQGTTALWHAIAARHHKVFSNLYHVARVSNPRAGGDLLCLAARRGDVDTLRELLKHGLDLDSEDHDGATALRVALSEGQADVARFLVMNGASVDKASLDDDDGSAPRQTTVSAGELRELVKMREVGHPITIYDSPASTVTAASSSSGELRQGRFPIPGSTRPDSTHWPRVSIYKGHPFVRNHSSEAGKLINLPATMEGFKTIIGEKLKVDAEKALILNGEGAEIDSLDVIRDNDKLFIVTEEHMRMLASMDSSVALSHTSSVGSAVSAAHAI, encoded by the exons ATGAAGATCTCGAGCTTGCAGAGCGCGAGCAGCGGCGGCACCAGCGCCGCCAGCGGCTCGAGCACGGGCTTCGGCTCCGGCTCCGGCGCCTCCCGCTCCTTCAACCTCCGGAACCTGTCCAAGCTCATGCTGCCGCCCCTAGGCTCCAGCCTCACCCAGTCCACTTCCGACTCCGATAAGAGGGTCGTCTCGCCCCTCGACTCCAGATACAG GTGCTGGGAGACGTTCATGGTGATCCTGGTGGCCTACTCGGCGTGGGTGTACCCGTTCGAGGTGGCCTTCATGGAGGCCAGGCCCAAGGGGGGCCTGGAGGTGGCCGACATGGTCGTCGACATCTTCTTCGCCGTGGACATCGTCCTCACCTTCTTCGTCGCCTACATCGACTCCAGGACGCAGCTCCTCGTCCGCGACAGGAGGAGGATAACCTTCAG GTATCTGTCGACGTTCTTCATCATGGACGTGGCGTCGACGATCCCGTACCAGGGCATAGCCTACCTCGTCAACGGCGAGGTGAGGGAAGGCATGGTGTACAGCCTGCTCGGCCTGCTCCGACTCTGGCGTCTCAGGAAGGTGAAGCAGTTCTTCACAAG GCTGGAGAAGGACATCAGGTTCAGCTACTTCTGGGTGCGCTGCGCGCGGCTCATCGCGGTGACGCTGTTCCTGGTGCACTGCGCCGGGTGCCTCTACTACCTGCTGGCGGACCGGTACCCGGACCGGGACAAGACGTGGATCGGCGCCGTGATCCCCAACTTCCGGCAGGAGAGCCTGTGGATCCGCTACATCTCCTCCATCTACTGGTCCATCACCACCATGACCACCGTCGGCTACGGCGACCTGCACGCCCAGAACAACCTCGAGatgatcttcaacatcttctACATGCTCTTCAACCTCGGCCTCACCGCCTACCTCATCGGCAACATGACCAACCTCGTCGTCGAGGGCACCCGCCGCACCATGGAGTTC CGGAACAGCATTCGCGCGGCGTCCAACTTCGTGTGCCGGAACCACCTGCCGCCGCGGCTGCAGCAGCAGATCCTGGCCTACATGTGCCTCAAGTTCAGGGCGGAGAGCCTGAACCAGCAGCAGCTCATGGACCAGCTGCCCAAGTCCATCTGCAAGAGCATCTGCGAGCACCTCTTCCTCCCCGTGGTCAAGGAGGTGTACCTCTTCAGGGGCATCTCCAGGGAGGCGCAGCTGCTGCTGGTCACCAAGACCAAGCCGGAGTACATACCGCCCAAGGAGGACGTGATCGTGCAGAACGAGGCGGCGGACGACGTGTACATCGTCGTGTCCGGCGAGGTGGAGATCATATACTTCAACGGCGAGCGGGAGGAGGTGATGGGAAAGCTGGGCACCATGGACATCTTCGGCGAGGTGAGCGCGCTGAGCGACCGCCCGCAGACCTTCACGTTCCGGACCAGGACGCTCAGCCAGCTGCTGCGGCTCAAGCAGGCCACGCTCAGGGAGGTCATGCAGAGCAAGCCCGACGACAGCGCCCTCATCGTCAGGAACTTCCTCAAG CATCAGATTGAGGTGCATGACATGAAGGAGCTGCTGGGCGAGAGCACCGGAGCGGGCGGCAGCGGCAACATCGTCCCGTGCAATCTGCTGACGGTCGCCGCCACGGGGAACGCTGGCTTCCTTGAGGACCTCCTCAAGGTCGGGATGGACCCCGACGTCGGTGACTCCAAGGGAAGAACCGCGCTG CACATCGCGGCGTCAAAGGGGTACGAGGGCTGCGTGCAGGCTCTGCTCATGCACGGGTGCAACATCAACATCAAAG ACGCGCAGGGCACCACGGCGCTGTGGCACGCCATCGCGGCGAGGCACCATAAGGTGTTCAGCAACCTGTACCACGTCGCGCGCGTCTCGAACCCGCGCGCCGGCGGCGACCTCCTCTGCCTCGCCGCGCGGCGCGGCGACGTCGACACGCTCCGCGAGCTCCTCAAGCACGGCCTGGACCTCGACTCCGAGGACCACGACGGCGCCACGGCGCTGCGCGTCGCGCTGTCCGAGGGCCAGGCGGACGTGGCCAGGTTCCTCGTCATGAACGGGGCCAGCGTGGACAAGGCCAGCCTTGACGACGACGACGGCTCCGCCCCGCGGCAGACCACGGTGTCGGCGGGCGAGCTGCGGGAGCTCGTGAAGATGCGGGAGGTCGGCCACCCGATCACCATCTACGACTCGCCGGCGAGCACCGTCACGGCCGCCAGCTCGTCGTCCGGGGAGCTTCGTCAGGGGAGGTTCCCAATCCCAGGCAGCACGAGACCGGACAGCACGCACTGGCCTCGGGTGAGCATCTACAAGGGCCATCCGTTCGTGAGAAACCACAGCTCCGAAGCCGGCAAGCTCATCAATCTTCCCGCCACGATGGAGGGGTTCAAAACCATCATCG GAGAGAAGCTGAAAGTCGACGCGGAGAAGGCACTGATCCTGAACGGCGAAGGGGCGGAGATCGACTCGTTGGACGTGATCCGGGACAACGACAAGCTGTTCATAGTCACCGAAGAGCACATGAGGATGTTGGCGTCAATGGATTCCTCTGTTGCTTTATCGCACACATCGTCCGTAGGTTCAGCTGTTTCAGCAGCACATGCCATATAA